The Planctomycetota bacterium DNA segment GTGTTCCGCGAGGTGGTCGCGCCCCGCTTCCGCCGCGTGGCCGAGCGGCTTACGATCCCGTGGGTCTTCCACAGCGATGGCAATATGGCGCCCGTGGCCGAGGACCTGGTCGCCCTCGGCGTCGCCGGTCTCCACCCCAACGAGAAGGGGGCGATGGACATCCGCGAGATGAAGCGCTGCTACGCCGGCCGCCTGTGCCTGCTGGGCAACGTGGAGATGGACCTCCTCGGCCGCGGCACGCCCCGTCAGGTGGCCGCCGAGGTGCGCGGCCTCCTGCGCGACGTCGCCCCCGGCGGCGGCTACGTCGCCACCAGCGGCAACAGCCTGGCGAGCTTCGTGAGGCCAGAGAACGTGCTCGCCATGTCGAGGGCGGTGAAGAGACACGGAACCTACCCGATTCGCTCGGGGAAGCGTCGCGATACGTGAAACGTGATGCGTGAGAAGAGAAGACATGACGCGTGATGCGTGACGCGTGACAAGAGAAGAACAGGAGATGTGTGTTGAATCACAGCGTGAAATGGCTTGTTGTGGGGGCATGGGCCCTGTTGGCGGGGTGTGGCGGCGATGATGCACCGAAGGCCGGGCAAACCGTGCTGACAGTGTGGGACTGGCACGCCGCCGACCCTTCCAAGGGCGCCGGCCTGTGGCTGATGAACATTGACCAGGCGTTCGAGCGCCTCCACCCGAACATCAAGATCAAGCACGTCGCCCAGTCCCACAACGAGTACTACCAGATCTTCATGACCGCCGCTGCGGCCAAGAGCGGCCCCGACGTCGTCATGCTGCACCAGGGCAGCCGCGTGCTCGATCTGCGCAGCAGCCTCCGCCCCCTCACCGACTTCGTGACGCCCGAGTTCCGCAAGAAGATCGTCGGCTGGGACGTGACGAGCGAGAACTTCGACCCCGCCGGCACCCCCTACGCCGTGCCCATCGCGGTCCAGGGCCTGCTCTGGTACTACAACAAGAAGGTGCTGCGCGAGGCGGGCGTCACGTTCGACGGCACGGCGATGTCCTGGGACGAGTTCCTCGACACCTGCGCCGCTCTGAAGAAGGCGGGCAAGGCCGGCCTCGCCGTGGGCGAGAAAGAGGGCGACTGGGCCGCCTGGTTCCTCAACTCCGCCGCCTTCCAGACTCTCACCGCAGCGGAACGCGACGCGCTGGCCCGCGGCGAGCTGAGGTGGACCGATCCCAAGGTCGTCGCGCTCTTCGAGCGGCTCAAGGAGCTGAACGACCGCGGCTGCTTCCAGGACGGCTTCATGTCCACCTCCCTGTGGCCCGACGCGCGCTACGTGTTCCTGCGCGGCCAGGCGGGCTTCTTCCTCGGCCTTATTTCGGACGTGGCGCACTGGAAGGAGTTC contains these protein-coding regions:
- a CDS encoding extracellular solute-binding protein → MNHSVKWLVVGAWALLAGCGGDDAPKAGQTVLTVWDWHAADPSKGAGLWLMNIDQAFERLHPNIKIKHVAQSHNEYYQIFMTAAAAKSGPDVVMLHQGSRVLDLRSSLRPLTDFVTPEFRKKIVGWDVTSENFDPAGTPYAVPIAVQGLLWYYNKKVLREAGVTFDGTAMSWDEFLDTCAALKKAGKAGLAVGEKEGDWAAWFLNSAAFQTLTAAERDALARGELRWTDPKVVALFERLKELNDRGCFQDGFMSTSLWPDARYVFLRGQAGFFLGLISDVAHWKEFGKFFGPENVGVMVCPTFQPGPDADKFPIGGAFAYAVTAWSPSPKEAFDYIAFVANEENAKTFLTEVGSFPANQNYDRSLLTDPTARVIAAWLASGRTGSQMTGKTPMALGDVLNRECQRLLSGQATVAEAAAAIEKAVPRK